ATGCACGCGAGAATATGGTATTCAAGGTTATGTTCCCTGTGGCATGGGGAGTACTTTCATTTGTATTTCTGATATTGGGGATCAAACAGGACTGGAGAATGTTGCGTATTGCAGCACTCTCATTACTCGGTGTAACTATTCTCAAGCTGTTTGTGTATGATATTAAGGATGTATCTGAGACGGGTAAGATTATAGCATTTATCCTGCTCGGTGTACTTATTCTGGTCATCTCTTTTGTGTACCAAAGAATAAAAAAACTAATTGTAGTTGATAATAAAGAACTTCCTCATGAAAAGAATAGTTAGTGTTTTTTTATGCAGTCTTTTAGCGGTTATCCAGGTATATGGCCAGCAATACAGTGCCACATTGGAAGGAAACAAAAAAGAGGGATATTATCAGTTTAAAATTTCTGCGGGGATTCGTTCGGTTATCGGTAATGATATCTCAAAAATCCGGATCAGAGATAACGGAGGTCAGGAAGTGCCGTTTGTGAAATTTGTAAATGCATCTGCGGGGGACAAATTTTTGCCTTTGACTATCGTCAAAAAAGAGATTATAGCGGATAGTGTGACAACTCTTATCATCCGGAATACAAAGCAGGAAACCTGGACTTCTCTGTCTTTACGAATTGCGAACAGCAATAGCAGCAAGCGGTATACACTGACAGGAAGTAATGACTCTGTGAATTGGTTCAGCCTTTCAGAGAATCAGTTGTTAGACAATCTTGTCGGATCAGGTCAGACCTTTAAAGATCAGGAAATTACTTTTCCACTGAATAACTACAGGTATCTGAAGATTATAATTCGGGATAAAGGTTCCAGTCCGATCAATGTGTTAGAGGTGGGACGTTATGAAAGCGTCAAGACAGTCGCCACATATCAGCCTGTTCAGGGAGTTAAATTCGATATGAAGTCAGAAAATAAAAATTCTATTCTTCATGTGATGTTGCCTGACTTTCAGATTATTGATTATGTGTCTCTGTCTGTTGCTGATCCGAAATTATATCAGCGTAAAGTTGCTGTACTTGCCAGTCAGTTGGTACAGGTAAAGCGTAACAGATGGGAGGATCAGCTCGTGGAGATCGGGCAGTATGAGTTGAGTCCGGCCAATACGCATATAGTTGTTCCGAGTCTGTTTGTAAAGGATTTTTATATTCAGATCGAGAATCTGGATAGTCCTCCTCTGCGAATTGACAGTCTTTCTCTAGGGCAGACTGCGTTAAATATTATTACTAATCTTGCTGCGGGCAAGCAGTACAGTATCGTGATAGACTCTGCTTACAAGGCTCCGGATTATGA
The Sphingobacterium spiritivorum genome window above contains:
- a CDS encoding DUF3999 family protein gives rise to the protein MKRIVSVFLCSLLAVIQVYGQQYSATLEGNKKEGYYQFKISAGIRSVIGNDISKIRIRDNGGQEVPFVKFVNASAGDKFLPLTIVKKEIIADSVTTLIIRNTKQETWTSLSLRIANSNSSKRYTLTGSNDSVNWFSLSENQLLDNLVGSGQTFKDQEITFPLNNYRYLKIIIRDKGSSPINVLEVGRYESVKTVATYQPVQGVKFDMKSENKNSILHVMLPDFQIIDYVSLSVADPKLYQRKVAVLASQLVQVKRNRWEDQLVEIGQYELSPANTHIVVPSLFVKDFYIQIENLDSPPLRIDSLSLGQTALNIITNLAAGKQYSIVIDSAYKAPDYDLSLFKNNASDQLPVLTVSKLKPLKPGIGAIKNEAWKKTFGNILLWGGMVIAIIVICYFAIGFLKDVNKK